A stretch of the Bacillus mesophilus genome encodes the following:
- a CDS encoding YibE/F family protein, with amino-acid sequence MKLVNLIKKLTKKQFYLYIFLILSFVISITFVNNNYSFYEQPIAEVIETELIDTTEINDMYGNEDILYSQRIIAILKNSDSKGKLIYLTNEYSLSKAYDNEYQAGQKIFVSIDQVKVENQELTGTIKEFKRDTYVLIAAWIFIFALIIIGKKQGFFSVISLAVNAILLSYTLDIYINHPEISLVLICGASIFLFTCTSLLLVNGFNEKTYSAIIATILGTFSSLFIAYSVIWITSGNGLLQFLSSPYQMVFMAGLFIGSLGAVMDIAITMSSSLFSLYEKNNHITLKALRTSGREIGKDIMGTMTNILFFIYISGSIPFLLLYLKNDSLLGFTLSMNLSLELYRALAGGIGIVLTIPIGIYTTIFFINRKKARL; translated from the coding sequence TTGAAGCTAGTAAATCTAATAAAAAAATTAACGAAAAAACAATTCTATTTATATATCTTTTTAATCCTTTCTTTTGTCATCTCGATCACTTTTGTAAACAACAATTATTCATTCTACGAACAACCTATTGCAGAGGTAATTGAAACAGAATTAATAGATACTACTGAAATCAATGATATGTATGGTAATGAAGACATCCTGTACTCACAGAGAATCATCGCCATATTAAAGAATAGCGATTCAAAAGGAAAGCTTATTTATTTAACTAATGAATATTCATTATCGAAAGCGTATGACAATGAATATCAAGCCGGACAAAAAATTTTCGTGTCAATAGATCAGGTTAAAGTGGAAAATCAAGAATTAACCGGTACAATAAAAGAATTTAAACGTGATACATATGTATTAATCGCTGCATGGATTTTTATTTTTGCTTTAATAATCATTGGAAAAAAACAAGGTTTCTTTTCTGTTATAAGTTTAGCAGTAAATGCGATTTTGCTCTCATATACGTTAGATATATACATAAACCATCCAGAGATCAGTCTAGTATTGATTTGTGGTGCTAGTATTTTTTTATTTACTTGTACCTCCTTATTACTCGTTAACGGGTTTAATGAAAAAACATATTCAGCTATTATAGCAACCATCTTAGGAACATTCAGCTCCCTTTTCATTGCATATTCTGTTATTTGGATTACGTCGGGGAATGGCTTATTACAATTCTTATCAAGTCCTTACCAGATGGTGTTTATGGCGGGGTTATTTATTGGTTCACTAGGAGCAGTTATGGATATAGCGATTACCATGTCTTCTTCGCTCTTCAGCTTGTACGAAAAGAATAACCATATAACTCTAAAAGCGCTACGAACTTCAGGTAGGGAAATTGGAAAGGATATTATGGGTACGATGACTAATATTTTGTTTTTTATCTATATAAGTGGTTCCATCCCATTCCTTCTTTTATATCTCAAAAATGACTCTCTACTAGGGTTCACTCTATCCATGAATCTTTCCTTAGAATTGTATAGAGCCCTTGCAGGTGGAATAGGCATCGTGTTAACTATTCCGATTGGCATTTATACGACGATCTTTTTTATTAATAGAAAGAAGGCTAGATTATGA
- a CDS encoding YokU family protein, with translation MRLVGSIVLVDTRKSGSSIGFKEQMELPRLLKRNYFDFSS, from the coding sequence ATGCGCCTGGTAGGATCAATTGTTTTGGTGGATACGAGGAAGAGTGGTAGTTCGATAGGGTTTAAGGAACAAATGGAATTGCCTAGGTTGTTGAAGAGGAATTATTTTGATTTTTCTTCGTAA
- a CDS encoding DMT family transporter, whose product MAWIYLLLAGTFEVVGVTGMNKVAKDKSLQSYTVLMIGFIMSFCFLSLAMKTLPLGISYAVWTGIGTVGGAIIGMLFYGEARDWRRILFIALIIISVVGLRLTT is encoded by the coding sequence ATGGCCTGGATTTATCTCCTTTTGGCTGGAACGTTTGAAGTGGTAGGAGTTACAGGGATGAATAAGGTAGCTAAGGATAAAAGCTTACAGTCCTATACTGTATTAATGATCGGATTCATAATGAGTTTTTGTTTTCTGAGTTTAGCTATGAAGACCCTGCCTTTGGGAATATCCTATGCTGTTTGGACTGGGATTGGAACGGTAGGTGGAGCGATCATAGGAATGCTGTTTTATGGAGAAGCAAGAGACTGGAGACGAATTCTATTTATAGCTTTGATTATCATATCGGTAGTGGGTTTGAGGTTAACCACTTAA
- a CDS encoding TetR family transcriptional regulator, protein MTSNQIKEVSLKHFAKNGYEGASLAHIAEDVGIKKQSIYTHFKGKDELFLKLCKDSSENEIIFVINFIEINKTRPIEEILYHFLLESIERYEMKDSNKFWIRTAFFPPSHLNEIVMKMVYEYLDKLEELLYPIIQKAMEEGEVNSLIDGKLATAAFLGIYDGIIVEMLYGGPERLQKRLESSWYLYWRGLSL, encoded by the coding sequence GTGACATCAAATCAAATTAAGGAAGTTTCATTAAAACATTTCGCAAAAAATGGGTATGAAGGTGCATCATTAGCACATATTGCTGAGGATGTGGGAATTAAAAAACAGTCTATTTATACTCATTTCAAAGGTAAAGATGAACTGTTTCTAAAGTTATGCAAGGACTCAAGTGAAAACGAAATTATTTTTGTCATTAATTTTATAGAGATCAATAAGACTCGTCCAATCGAGGAAATCTTATATCATTTTCTTTTAGAAAGCATAGAACGATATGAGATGAAGGATTCCAATAAATTTTGGATTCGAACAGCTTTTTTTCCGCCAAGTCATCTCAATGAAATAGTGATGAAAATGGTATACGAATACCTGGATAAATTGGAAGAACTTTTGTATCCGATTATACAGAAGGCTATGGAAGAGGGAGAAGTCAATTCATTAATCGACGGTAAATTAGCAACTGCTGCCTTTTTAGGAATATATGATGGAATAATTGTTGAAATGTTATATGGAGGTCCTGAACGCTTGCAGAAAAGGCTAGAATCCTCCTGGTATTTGTATTGGCGTGGACTCTCCTTATGA
- a CDS encoding GNAT family N-acetyltransferase — translation MTIISVRDLTLNNFYKCINLKLREEQEKQIVSNLYSIGESKVNPCYTPYVIHLGEEVIGFVMTDYDPSLEDKNKYWVPRMMIDDRFQGKGYGQEAMKIIIERLSLNEDCNYIRLSTEPTNINAIKFYESLGFKNTGELLEESEIILEYSIL, via the coding sequence ATGACAATAATAAGTGTAAGAGACTTAACATTGAATAACTTCTATAAATGTATCAATCTAAAATTGAGAGAAGAGCAAGAAAAACAAATTGTTTCTAATTTATATTCAATTGGAGAATCAAAGGTTAATCCTTGTTATACACCTTATGTTATACACTTAGGTGAAGAAGTGATTGGTTTTGTAATGACAGATTATGACCCTTCTTTAGAAGATAAAAATAAATACTGGGTTCCACGAATGATGATTGACGATCGTTTTCAAGGAAAAGGATATGGTCAGGAAGCAATGAAGATCATTATAGAGAGACTGAGTTTAAACGAAGATTGTAACTATATTCGATTATCAACTGAACCTACAAATATAAATGCAATAAAGTTTTATGAATCTTTAGGTTTTAAAAATACCGGAGAATTATTAGAAGAATCAGAGATTATTTTAGAATACAGCATCCTTTAA
- a CDS encoding YibE/F family protein has protein sequence MNALVLLSIILFLLMTVIGGRKGIKSFLAIFFNFGVLMVIIFIMLDPKINIIILTLVASVVISSINLFFINDINSKTKTAFLSSIITIVILFIGIVIITEKSMIQGFAEEEIRELSGFSLHIGIDFVKIGISVIIMSTIGAIIDAAIAISSPMREIHFHNPTINRKDLFRSGLNIGRDIIGTSTNTLLFAFFGGFLGLFIYFKDLSFPLGEIVNSKIFSAEIITILCAGIGVIIVIPITSWITALVLVGKEK, from the coding sequence ATGAATGCATTAGTCTTATTATCAATCATATTATTTCTATTAATGACTGTAATTGGTGGAAGAAAAGGGATAAAGTCTTTTCTAGCTATATTCTTCAATTTTGGAGTATTGATGGTCATCATTTTTATTATGCTTGATCCCAAAATAAATATAATTATTTTAACATTAGTTGCATCTGTAGTGATAAGTAGTATTAATCTATTTTTTATTAATGACATTAATAGTAAAACAAAAACAGCTTTTCTCTCTTCAATCATTACAATCGTAATTTTATTTATTGGTATTGTTATAATAACTGAGAAATCAATGATTCAAGGATTTGCTGAAGAAGAAATTCGAGAACTTAGTGGGTTTTCACTTCATATCGGGATTGATTTTGTGAAGATCGGCATATCTGTCATCATTATGAGTACAATAGGCGCCATCATAGATGCTGCGATTGCTATTTCCTCTCCTATGCGAGAAATCCATTTTCATAATCCAACCATAAATAGAAAAGATTTGTTTAGATCAGGATTAAATATTGGTAGAGACATAATTGGTACAAGTACCAACACACTATTATTTGCTTTCTTTGGTGGGTTCTTAGGATTGTTCATCTATTTTAAAGATTTATCTTTCCCTCTAGGTGAAATTGTGAATTCAAAGATCTTTAGTGCTGAAATCATTACAATCCTTTGTGCTGGTATTGGGGTTATAATCGTTATTCCCATTACATCCTGGATTACCGCTTTAGTTTTAGTGGGAAAAGAGAAATAA
- a CDS encoding staygreen family protein, with protein MSSFNPEKLSVTFIPPANSFRPIEGRKYTLTHSDLTAELFLDIGFIFNYEKINSVMRDEVLAKWQKTNENQLHLIGKAYVDGGEFNKEMAGVRFAIFRKEMDTALKGIIFGDLAFLTNYPILLDSPIYIYFESNYPEFKQILYYGTPRQYLQQINQNQ; from the coding sequence ATGTCTTCCTTTAACCCAGAAAAATTATCTGTAACCTTTATTCCTCCAGCCAATTCCTTCCGACCAATCGAAGGTAGAAAATATACTCTTACCCATTCTGATCTTACTGCTGAATTATTTTTGGATATTGGCTTTATTTTCAACTATGAGAAAATTAATTCTGTCATGCGGGATGAAGTTTTAGCTAAATGGCAAAAAACAAATGAAAACCAATTACATTTAATCGGAAAAGCATATGTGGATGGTGGGGAATTTAATAAGGAAATGGCTGGTGTTCGTTTTGCTATATTCAGAAAAGAGATGGATACTGCACTAAAAGGGATCATCTTTGGCGATCTTGCCTTTTTAACAAATTATCCCATCTTACTTGATTCACCAATTTATATTTATTTTGAATCAAACTATCCAGAATTCAAGCAGATTCTATACTACGGGACTCCTCGACAATATCTACAGCAAATTAATCAAAACCAATGA
- a CDS encoding DMT family transporter, translated as MNKDWTFVIIAGFIEVLWAIGLKYSDNILEWAGTALFIYLSFALLIKATKRLPVATVYAIFTGIGTAGTVVIEMMVFGEPFSWTKVMFILLLLSGVVGLKLVTSESSKKEGAM; from the coding sequence ATGAATAAAGATTGGACATTTGTTATAATTGCTGGTTTTATTGAGGTGTTGTGGGCTATAGGGTTGAAGTATTCAGATAACATCCTTGAGTGGGCGGGTACAGCCCTATTTATATACTTATCGTTTGCTTTGCTAATCAAGGCGACAAAACGTCTGCCTGTAGCAACTGTATATGCCATCTTTACAGGAATAGGGACAGCTGGGACTGTTGTAATTGAAATGATGGTTTTCGGGGAACCGTTTAGTTGGACGAAAGTAATGTTTATCCTCTTACTACTTTCTGGAGTAGTAGGCTTAAAACTTGTTACAAGTGAATCCAGTAAGAAAGAAGGTGCAATGTAA
- a CDS encoding TerC family protein yields MEFSIILEYAWVLLLLIALEGLLAADNALVLAIMVKHLPEEQRKRALFYGLAGAFVFRFASLFAISFLVDVWQIQALGAVYLLFIAANHIFRKLVVNKEKQKAGMIKEKKKSGFWMTVFKVELADIAFAIDAILAAFALAVVLPNTSLPNIGGLDGGKFLVIFAGGLIGLVIMRFAANYFVTLLQTRPGLEVAAFVIVGMVGIKLAVLTLSHPDLAVIPSGFAKSPEWKISFYFTLVLIALCGWFLSKEKKTVETNVESDNNNNKCE; encoded by the coding sequence GTGGAATTTTCTATTATACTAGAATACGCTTGGGTATTATTACTTTTGATTGCTCTTGAAGGGTTATTAGCGGCAGATAATGCACTTGTACTCGCAATTATGGTAAAACATCTTCCAGAGGAGCAACGTAAAAGAGCATTGTTTTATGGTTTAGCAGGAGCGTTTGTATTTCGTTTTGCTTCTTTATTTGCTATTTCCTTCCTTGTGGATGTTTGGCAGATTCAGGCATTAGGTGCAGTTTACCTCTTGTTTATTGCTGCAAATCATATTTTCCGAAAACTTGTTGTCAATAAAGAAAAACAAAAAGCTGGGATGATCAAAGAAAAGAAAAAATCAGGATTCTGGATGACAGTTTTTAAGGTTGAACTAGCTGATATTGCTTTTGCAATAGATGCGATCCTTGCAGCTTTTGCTTTGGCTGTAGTACTTCCGAACACAAGCCTTCCAAATATAGGTGGATTAGATGGTGGAAAATTCCTTGTAATTTTTGCAGGTGGATTAATAGGTTTGGTTATTATGCGTTTCGCTGCAAACTACTTTGTTACACTTCTTCAAACAAGACCAGGGCTGGAGGTTGCAGCCTTTGTAATTGTAGGTATGGTTGGTATTAAGCTTGCGGTACTAACATTATCACATCCAGACTTGGCTGTTATACCATCAGGATTTGCAAAGTCACCGGAATGGAAAATTTCCTTCTATTTCACGCTTGTACTAATAGCACTATGTGGTTGGTTCCTTTCAAAGGAAAAGAAAACGGTTGAAACTAATGTAGAATCTGATAACAATAACAATAAGTGTGAGTAG